Proteins encoded within one genomic window of Polaribacter sp. NJDZ03:
- a CDS encoding GH92 family glycosyl hydrolase yields the protein MIKHILKSILIASIGLFMACDSPTKTIDKKEKTTALIDYVNPLMGTDSDFSLSNGNTYPAIATPWAMNFWTPQTAKMGDGWAYKYDDKTIRGIKQTHQPSPWINDYAAFSLMAVTGNLKYKEEERASYFSHKAEIVKPNHYSVYLADYDVTAEVSPTERAAHFKFTFPKTDSAFIILDAFYKGSMVKILPKERKIIGYCRNNSGGVPDNFHNYFVAEFDKDFELNHTWGDGWKLIENSTDNKGEHVGAIIGFKTKKGEEVNVKVASSFISHEQAALNLKTEIGNDSFENTKEKAAAAWEKELQRIVIEDDNIDNVRTFYSCLYRVLLFPRKFYEYDATGSVIHYSPYNGEVLPGYMFTDNGFWDTFRAVFPFFNMMYPELNTQIMEGLANTYKESGWLPEWASPGHRDCMIGSNSATIIADAFLKGNMQEKDVSVLLEAVLKNANEVEGRPVNSVGREGANYYNKLGYVPYDVGINENAARTLEYAFADFTIAEMAKKLNKDGVAAHFYKKSYNYKNLFDSSTNLMRGKNEDGTFQSPFNPLKWGDAFTEGNSLHYTWSVFHDTQGLIDLMGGKEIFEAKLDEVFEMPPNFDASYYGFRIHEILEMQIANMGNYAHGNQPIQHMIYLYNYANTSYKAQEKLREVLTKLYSATPDGYCGDEDNGQTSAWYVFSSLGFYPVTPAVNEYVIGSPLFKKATLTLENGKTFVISASNNSEKNVYIESASLNGKPWNNSFLYSDAVQDGGSLEFNMDAVPNKAWASKPENTPYSLSKKLKK from the coding sequence ATGATAAAACATATTTTAAAGAGTATATTAATTGCAAGTATTGGTTTATTTATGGCATGTGATTCGCCAACAAAGACCATAGATAAAAAAGAGAAAACGACTGCTCTTATTGATTATGTAAATCCATTGATGGGTACAGATTCCGATTTTAGTTTATCAAACGGAAACACCTACCCAGCAATTGCAACACCTTGGGCAATGAATTTTTGGACACCACAAACTGCCAAAATGGGTGATGGTTGGGCTTATAAGTACGACGATAAAACGATAAGAGGTATAAAACAAACCCATCAGCCTAGTCCATGGATTAATGATTATGCGGCCTTTTCTTTAATGGCAGTTACAGGTAATTTAAAATATAAAGAAGAAGAACGTGCTTCTTATTTTTCGCATAAAGCAGAAATAGTAAAACCAAATCATTATAGTGTATATCTTGCAGATTATGATGTTACTGCAGAAGTTTCACCTACAGAACGTGCTGCACATTTTAAATTTACATTTCCAAAAACAGATTCGGCTTTCATTATTTTAGATGCTTTTTATAAAGGATCGATGGTGAAAATCCTTCCGAAGGAAAGAAAAATTATTGGTTATTGTAGAAACAATAGTGGAGGCGTACCAGATAATTTTCATAATTATTTTGTGGCTGAATTTGATAAAGATTTCGAATTAAACCACACTTGGGGAGATGGTTGGAAGCTAATAGAAAACTCAACAGACAATAAAGGAGAACACGTTGGAGCAATTATTGGTTTTAAAACAAAAAAGGGAGAAGAAGTAAATGTTAAAGTAGCATCCTCATTTATTAGTCATGAGCAAGCTGCATTAAATTTAAAAACAGAAATAGGGAACGATTCATTTGAAAATACCAAAGAAAAAGCGGCTGCTGCTTGGGAAAAAGAATTGCAAAGAATTGTTATTGAAGATGATAATATTGACAATGTTAGAACTTTTTACTCATGTTTATATCGTGTTTTATTATTTCCAAGAAAGTTTTACGAGTATGATGCTACAGGAAGCGTAATACACTATAGTCCTTATAACGGAGAGGTTTTACCGGGTTATATGTTTACAGATAATGGTTTCTGGGATACGTTTAGAGCTGTTTTTCCATTTTTTAATATGATGTATCCTGAGTTAAATACACAAATTATGGAAGGGCTAGCAAATACCTATAAAGAATCTGGTTGGTTGCCAGAGTGGGCAAGTCCTGGGCATAGAGATTGTATGATTGGCTCTAATTCCGCTACTATTATTGCTGACGCATTTCTAAAAGGAAACATGCAAGAAAAAGATGTAAGCGTACTTTTAGAAGCTGTTTTAAAGAATGCAAATGAAGTAGAAGGACGTCCAGTAAATTCTGTTGGTAGAGAAGGAGCAAATTACTACAATAAATTAGGCTACGTACCTTATGATGTTGGGATTAATGAAAATGCAGCAAGAACATTAGAATATGCATTTGCAGATTTTACCATTGCAGAAATGGCGAAAAAACTAAATAAAGATGGGGTAGCCGCCCATTTTTATAAGAAATCTTACAATTATAAAAACTTATTTGATTCCTCTACTAACTTAATGCGAGGAAAAAATGAAGACGGTACTTTTCAATCTCCTTTTAATCCTTTAAAATGGGGAGACGCTTTTACCGAAGGAAATAGTTTACATTATACCTGGTCTGTTTTTCATGATACCCAAGGTTTGATTGACCTCATGGGAGGAAAAGAAATTTTTGAAGCTAAATTAGATGAGGTTTTTGAAATGCCACCAAATTTTGATGCTTCTTATTATGGTTTTAGAATTCATGAAATTCTTGAAATGCAAATTGCCAACATGGGAAATTATGCACACGGAAACCAACCGATTCAACACATGATCTATTTGTATAATTATGCAAATACATCCTATAAAGCACAAGAAAAATTACGTGAGGTTTTAACCAAGTTATATTCTGCAACCCCAGATGGATATTGTGGGGATGAAGATAATGGACAAACATCTGCGTGGTACGTATTTAGTTCTTTAGGTTTTTACCCAGTAACACCTGCTGTTAATGAATATGTAATTGGAAGTCCATTATTTAAAAAAGCAACGCTGACTTTAGAAAACGGAAAAACCTTTGTTATTTCAGCAAGCAATAACTCAGAAAAGAATGTGTATATAGAATCTGCTTCGTTAAATGGAAAACCATGGAATAATAGTTTTTTATACTCAGATGCTGTTCAAGATGGTGGTTCTTTAGAATTTAATATGGATGCTGTACCAAATAAAGCGTGGGCAAGTAAACCTGAAAATACGCCATATTCATTAAGTAAAAAACTTAAAAAATAA
- a CDS encoding family 20 glycosylhydrolase — MNVFKTMLVFVLIAITASCQKSKEAKVFTTEDITVIPKPVALNLEQGSFEFTGKTTFVTTDASQKEVTKVLIDKFKNAAGWTLSISEKAPENNFIQFTVDENLEKEAYKLEVNSSRVIISASGNAGFLYGIETLRQLLPVSIESESVVSNEQWQIPNLSITDNPRYKYRGLMLDVSRHFFEIDYLKKTIDRLAMLKMNVLHLHLVDDQGWRIEIKKYPKLTEVGAWRVDQEDKHWDGRDETSPDEKGTYGGFYTQDQLKDLVAYAATKNVEIIPEIEIPAHVSSAIAAYPGLSCHERPIGVPSGGVWPITDIYCPGKEHTFEFLENVLVEVMDIFPSKYIHVGGDEATKTNWEKCADCKKRMRSEKLENVEELQSYFIKRMERLINSKGKRLIGWDEILEGGLAPEATVMSWRGVAGGLEAAKQGHDVIMTPGSHCYFDHYQGPQNEEPLAWGGYTPLSKVYTFDPIVEGMTETEANHVLGGQANLWSEQIKTESHSEYMIFPRLAALSETLWSTKESRNWEDFSLRMTSMFKRYDVIDINYAKSAFLVMEDVKINMDTEEVTLVLNNEFTDSDIRYTLNEDKLSENAIRYSTPIKIDKTTEVHASLFKDDKPVGVAFNTTIKFHKAVGKKVTFKEIYDDRYQGEGEFGLVNTLRATKNYTDGHWQAWLKKDMEAVVDLGEQTLIKEVIVGTLENQGPQIYFPTAVTVFVSNDGENYTEVGVEKRAYAKNPSFDLMDFKVSFEAQSVRYVKVIAKNLGKTPKGGNAWLFVDEIIIN; from the coding sequence ATGAATGTATTTAAAACGATGTTAGTTTTTGTTTTAATAGCCATAACAGCATCATGCCAAAAAAGTAAAGAAGCAAAAGTTTTCACAACAGAAGATATTACTGTTATTCCGAAACCGGTAGCATTAAATTTAGAACAAGGATCGTTTGAATTTACTGGCAAAACAACATTTGTAACCACAGATGCTTCTCAAAAAGAAGTAACTAAAGTTTTAATTGATAAATTTAAGAATGCTGCAGGGTGGACGCTTAGTATCTCTGAAAAAGCTCCTGAAAATAATTTTATTCAATTTACGGTAGATGAAAATCTAGAGAAGGAAGCATATAAGTTAGAAGTAAACTCTAGTCGAGTAATCATTAGTGCTAGCGGAAACGCAGGTTTTCTTTATGGAATAGAAACGCTTAGACAATTACTTCCTGTAAGTATTGAAAGTGAGAGCGTAGTTTCTAATGAACAATGGCAAATACCAAATCTTAGTATTACAGACAATCCTCGTTATAAATACAGAGGGTTAATGTTAGATGTATCACGTCATTTTTTTGAAATTGATTATTTAAAAAAGACCATAGATCGTTTGGCAATGCTTAAAATGAATGTACTTCATTTACATTTAGTAGACGACCAAGGTTGGAGAATCGAAATTAAAAAATATCCAAAATTAACAGAAGTTGGTGCTTGGAGAGTAGACCAAGAAGACAAACATTGGGATGGTAGAGATGAAACTTCACCAGATGAAAAAGGAACTTATGGTGGTTTTTACACGCAAGACCAATTAAAAGATTTAGTAGCGTATGCAGCAACAAAAAATGTTGAAATTATTCCTGAGATAGAAATTCCTGCGCACGTATCTTCTGCAATTGCAGCATATCCAGGATTATCGTGTCATGAAAGACCAATTGGTGTTCCTTCTGGTGGTGTTTGGCCAATTACGGATATTTATTGTCCAGGAAAAGAGCATACATTCGAGTTTTTAGAGAATGTTTTAGTAGAGGTAATGGATATTTTTCCATCAAAATATATTCATGTTGGTGGTGATGAAGCAACAAAAACCAATTGGGAAAAATGTGCTGATTGTAAAAAAAGAATGCGTTCAGAAAAATTAGAAAATGTAGAAGAGTTACAGAGTTATTTTATCAAAAGAATGGAACGTTTGATAAACTCTAAGGGAAAACGTTTAATTGGTTGGGATGAAATTTTAGAAGGTGGTTTAGCACCAGAAGCAACTGTAATGAGTTGGAGAGGTGTTGCCGGCGGACTAGAAGCCGCAAAACAAGGACATGATGTTATTATGACACCGGGTTCTCATTGTTATTTTGATCATTATCAAGGGCCACAAAACGAAGAGCCTTTGGCTTGGGGAGGTTATACTCCGTTAAGTAAAGTGTACACTTTTGATCCTATTGTAGAAGGAATGACAGAAACAGAAGCAAATCATGTTTTAGGCGGACAAGCAAACCTTTGGTCTGAACAAATTAAAACAGAATCTCACTCAGAATATATGATTTTTCCAAGATTGGCTGCATTGTCAGAAACACTTTGGTCAACAAAAGAATCTCGTAATTGGGAAGATTTTTCATTAAGAATGACTAGCATGTTTAAACGTTATGATGTAATCGATATTAATTATGCAAAAAGTGCATTTTTGGTGATGGAAGATGTAAAAATTAATATGGATACAGAGGAAGTTACTTTAGTGTTGAACAATGAATTTACAGATTCAGATATTCGTTATACATTAAATGAAGACAAACTATCAGAAAACGCTATAAGATATTCAACACCTATAAAAATTGATAAAACAACAGAGGTTCATGCATCTTTATTCAAGGATGATAAACCAGTAGGCGTTGCATTTAATACCACTATTAAGTTTCATAAAGCTGTAGGGAAAAAAGTAACGTTTAAAGAAATTTATGATGATAGATACCAAGGAGAAGGAGAGTTTGGTTTGGTAAATACTTTGCGTGCAACAAAAAATTATACAGACGGTCATTGGCAAGCATGGTTAAAGAAAGACATGGAAGCTGTGGTAGATTTGGGAGAGCAAACTTTAATAAAAGAAGTAATTGTAGGGACGCTAGAAAATCAAGGTCCTCAAATTTATTTTCCAACAGCGGTAACTGTTTTTGTTTCTAACGATGGTGAAAATTATACAGAAGTGGGGGTAGAAAAAAGAGCGTATGCTAAAAACCCTTCGTTCGATTTAATGGATTTTAAAGTTTCTTTTGAAGCACAATCTGTACGATATGTAAAAGTGATTGCTAAAAATTTAGGAAAAACGCCTAAAGGAGGAAACGCTTGGTTATTTGTTGATGAAATTATAATAAATTAA
- a CDS encoding glycoside hydrolase family 47 protein, with translation MIKINKLIVICFSVFMLLSCKQEDKTKTKQKVKDKEISMLQDEVKKETLRSWNAYKKYAWGHDVLLPLSKSHKDWYEGSLGISPIDAYSTLKVMGLEKEAKEIEDYALAMDWDKDLYVQTFEVNIRILGGLLSMYHYTKNEAILAKTKDFGDRILPAFNTPTGIPAHSVNLKTGKLAGNLGEGKGDVVNVAQAATYLFEFGILSYYTKDPKYYQAAKKATKAVFNRKSKIGLPGEQININTGEWVGTKWHHLQAGVDAYYEYMYKSWMIFPDPEIKEIWDFSKSKIDEYLLDEYEGHTFYTIVDMETGKVLKRSVSLYDAFFPAIQAISGDISAAEKNQKTWDWLWDKNGLLPTRYKYDEDRIEYAESEINPEIIESAYYLHEITGKEEYLNMIKKYWKDINKYCRNDVAYNSIKDVRTKEPKDYLATYVFAETFKYFYIAFSQGEFNFNEHVFNTEAHTFKKSDFNQEDAKERLGY, from the coding sequence ATGATTAAAATCAATAAACTAATAGTTATCTGTTTTAGTGTATTCATGTTGCTTTCTTGTAAGCAAGAAGATAAAACAAAAACCAAACAGAAAGTAAAGGATAAAGAAATTTCAATGCTCCAAGATGAAGTTAAAAAAGAAACATTACGCTCTTGGAATGCTTATAAAAAATATGCTTGGGGTCATGATGTTTTATTACCTTTATCTAAATCACACAAAGATTGGTATGAAGGTTCTTTGGGAATTTCTCCAATAGACGCTTATAGCACCTTAAAAGTAATGGGCTTAGAAAAAGAAGCTAAAGAAATTGAAGACTATGCGCTCGCAATGGATTGGGATAAAGATTTATATGTTCAAACTTTTGAGGTAAACATAAGAATTTTAGGTGGTTTATTATCAATGTATCATTACACAAAAAACGAAGCTATTTTAGCTAAAACTAAAGATTTTGGTGATAGAATTTTACCAGCATTTAATACTCCTACAGGAATTCCTGCTCATTCAGTTAATTTAAAAACAGGCAAGTTAGCAGGTAATTTAGGAGAAGGAAAAGGTGATGTGGTTAACGTTGCACAAGCAGCCACTTATTTATTTGAGTTTGGTATTTTAAGTTATTATACAAAGGATCCTAAATACTATCAAGCTGCTAAAAAAGCAACAAAAGCTGTCTTTAATCGCAAATCAAAAATAGGTTTGCCTGGTGAGCAAATAAACATAAATACAGGTGAATGGGTTGGTACAAAATGGCACCATCTGCAGGCTGGAGTTGATGCTTATTATGAATATATGTATAAAAGTTGGATGATTTTTCCTGATCCTGAAATTAAAGAAATCTGGGACTTTAGTAAATCTAAAATTGATGAATATTTGTTAGATGAATACGAGGGACATACATTCTACACTATTGTTGATATGGAAACAGGTAAAGTATTAAAACGCTCTGTATCTTTATACGATGCTTTTTTCCCTGCTATACAAGCAATTTCTGGAGATATTTCTGCCGCAGAAAAAAATCAAAAAACTTGGGATTGGTTGTGGGATAAAAATGGACTTCTACCAACTAGATATAAATATGATGAGGATAGAATTGAATATGCAGAATCAGAAATAAACCCAGAAATAATTGAGTCAGCATATTACCTTCATGAAATAACAGGTAAGGAAGAGTATTTGAATATGATTAAGAAGTATTGGAAAGATATAAATAAGTATTGTAGAAATGATGTAGCCTACAATTCAATCAAAGATGTTAGAACAAAAGAGCCAAAAGATTATTTAGCTACTTATGTTTTTGCAGAAACATTCAAATACTTTTATATAGCTTTTTCTCAAGGTGAATTTAATTTTAATGAGCACGTATTTAATACAGAAGCTCATACCTTTAAAAAATCTGATTTTAATCAAGAAGATGCAAAAGAAAGACTGGGCTATTGA
- a CDS encoding alpha-L-fucosidase: MKYLNITIVLFFLFASQVSAQEKLTKEQRLEWFQDAKLGVFIHWGYYGVNGIGESWSMYHKRISYDDYMAQGKGFTAENYNPKAWAKLFKKIGASYAVLTTKHHDGVALWNTKLSHLNVIEKTPAKRDLVAPYVDALRNEGLKVGLYYSLIDWSHPDYDVVFPRPNTRKDYPQKRQNQLTPWERFIRFNTGQLKELSTKFNPDLYWFDGDWEKSSEQWRAESLKDSLLTWNPKIIVNSRLKTHGDYSTPEQGIPVVRPEGAWEFCMTMNDNWGYFPSDTNYKPISQIVRTFVEVIGSGGNVLLNIGPKPDGTIAAPQLERLEALGTWIKKHETAVFNSKAGLPYGHFYGPTLLSKDETKIYLAIFDAPKNYISLKGIQNKIKSIKVVGSGQELSFERNGGAAWNNIPGILRIEIPKENNLDAYTTILEVELEDALKLYRGHGNAVELNK, translated from the coding sequence ATGAAGTATTTAAATATAACAATTGTTTTATTTTTCTTGTTTGCGAGTCAAGTTTCGGCACAAGAAAAACTGACTAAAGAACAGCGTTTAGAGTGGTTTCAAGATGCTAAATTAGGGGTGTTTATACATTGGGGATATTATGGTGTAAATGGTATTGGCGAGTCTTGGTCTATGTATCATAAACGTATTTCTTATGATGATTATATGGCACAAGGAAAAGGCTTTACAGCAGAAAATTACAACCCTAAAGCTTGGGCAAAATTATTTAAAAAAATAGGAGCTAGTTATGCTGTTTTAACAACAAAACATCATGATGGTGTAGCGTTGTGGAACACAAAACTTAGTCATTTAAATGTGATAGAAAAAACACCTGCAAAAAGAGATTTAGTGGCACCTTATGTAGACGCTTTAAGAAACGAAGGTTTAAAAGTAGGTCTGTATTATTCTTTAATAGATTGGTCGCATCCAGATTACGATGTGGTTTTTCCACGTCCTAATACCAGAAAAGACTATCCTCAGAAAAGGCAAAACCAGTTAACACCTTGGGAGCGATTTATAAGATTTAATACAGGGCAGTTAAAAGAGTTAAGTACCAAATTTAATCCAGATTTATATTGGTTTGATGGAGATTGGGAAAAATCTAGCGAACAATGGAGAGCAGAATCTTTAAAGGATTCATTATTAACATGGAACCCAAAAATTATTGTTAATTCTAGGCTAAAAACACATGGGGATTATAGTACGCCAGAACAAGGGATTCCTGTAGTAAGACCAGAAGGAGCATGGGAATTCTGTATGACAATGAATGATAATTGGGGGTATTTTCCTTCGGATACAAATTACAAACCAATATCGCAAATTGTAAGAACTTTTGTAGAAGTTATAGGTTCTGGAGGAAACGTGTTATTAAATATTGGTCCAAAACCAGATGGTACTATTGCAGCACCGCAATTAGAGCGTTTAGAGGCCTTAGGAACTTGGATTAAGAAACATGAAACAGCTGTTTTTAACTCAAAAGCAGGTTTGCCTTATGGCCATTTTTATGGACCAACACTTTTAAGTAAAGATGAAACTAAAATTTATTTAGCCATTTTTGATGCTCCTAAAAACTACATTTCATTAAAAGGAATTCAGAATAAAATAAAATCTATTAAAGTTGTAGGTAGTGGGCAAGAACTTAGTTTCGAAAGAAACGGTGGTGCCGCTTGGAACAATATTCCTGGAATTTTAAGAATAGAAATTCCTAAAGAAAATAATTTGGATGCTTATACAACTATTTTAGAAGTTGAGTTAGAGGATGCTTTAAAACTGTATAGAGGACATGGAAATGCTGTAGAATTAAATAAATAA
- a CDS encoding GH92 family glycosyl hydrolase has product MISFLTCINAQEPIDYVNPFIGTSNFGATNPGAIAPRGMASVSPFNVAGPKNLPLEKDSQWLSTPYVNENTFLTGFSHVNLSGVGCPDLGVILAMPTTGELETDHLKYGTTYTNEVAKPGYYSVQLSKYDVKTELTATTRVGVSKYSFPKGKSNILINLGLGLTNEEGAMVKVVSPTEIEGMRNVGSFCYYKPEESYPVYFVAKFSKPADEFGVWKKTRKNEGVEGQWMGYNGKKRFYKNYRKEVIGDSIGTYFTYNFEKPTQVEVKIGVSYVSIENARENLEKETQHLSFDAIYKNTASQWNQLLSKVEVEGGTKDDKTIFYTALYHTLIHPNTLNDVNGEYPTMGKRKTAKTDGTRFTVFSFWDTYRNLHSLMSLIYPKQQSDMVKSMLNIYDESGWLPKWELNATETTTMVGDPAGIILADTYLRGIQDFDIEKAYEAMRKSATQLENNSLRPGIKDYIKNGYLSTKTTNSGSVSTTQEYNISDFAIAQLANKLGKKKDYKLFSNRAVSYRSFFDKEFNLLRPKNDDGSWHSPFNPNQGANFEKNVGFIEGNSWQYTFMVAHDTKALMKLMGGKKEYVAKLDEVFEKKQFDMANEPDIAYPYLYNYAKGYEWKTQQRVTNLIHTYFTNKPAGLPGNDDTGTMSAWLIYSMMGIYPVSPADPMYTITAPTFDKITIHLDTRYYKNKKIIIERVGNKEAVIKGIELNGKNYKSYFISNDEFVNGQNLKIIQK; this is encoded by the coding sequence ATGATATCGTTTTTAACGTGTATTAATGCACAAGAACCTATCGATTATGTGAACCCATTTATTGGAACATCTAATTTTGGAGCAACAAATCCTGGTGCAATTGCACCAAGAGGAATGGCAAGTGTATCGCCTTTTAATGTTGCTGGTCCTAAAAATTTACCTTTAGAAAAAGATAGCCAATGGTTGTCTACTCCTTATGTAAATGAGAATACATTTTTAACAGGATTTTCTCATGTAAATTTAAGTGGCGTTGGATGTCCAGATTTGGGTGTTATTTTAGCGATGCCTACAACAGGAGAACTGGAAACAGATCATTTAAAATACGGAACGACTTATACAAATGAGGTTGCAAAACCTGGTTATTACAGTGTTCAACTTTCAAAATATGATGTAAAAACCGAACTTACTGCAACCACCAGAGTTGGCGTAAGTAAATATTCATTTCCAAAAGGAAAATCGAACATCTTAATCAATTTAGGCTTGGGTTTAACCAACGAAGAAGGCGCTATGGTTAAAGTAGTATCGCCAACCGAAATAGAAGGCATGCGTAATGTGGGTTCATTTTGTTATTACAAACCAGAAGAATCATATCCTGTTTATTTTGTTGCAAAATTTAGTAAACCAGCTGATGAATTTGGAGTTTGGAAAAAAACTAGAAAAAACGAAGGTGTAGAAGGACAATGGATGGGATATAATGGCAAAAAACGCTTTTATAAAAACTATAGAAAAGAGGTTATTGGCGATAGTATTGGAACTTATTTTACTTATAATTTTGAAAAACCAACGCAAGTAGAGGTTAAGATTGGTGTTTCTTACGTTAGTATAGAAAATGCCAGAGAAAATTTAGAAAAGGAAACGCAACATTTATCATTTGATGCTATCTATAAAAATACTGCTTCACAATGGAATCAATTATTATCTAAAGTTGAAGTAGAAGGCGGAACAAAAGATGATAAAACTATTTTTTATACAGCGTTGTACCACACATTAATTCACCCGAATACGTTAAATGATGTGAATGGCGAATATCCAACAATGGGAAAACGCAAAACTGCAAAAACTGACGGAACACGATTTACCGTATTTTCTTTTTGGGATACCTATAGAAACCTTCATTCTTTAATGTCTTTGATCTATCCAAAACAACAATCGGATATGGTTAAAAGTATGTTGAATATTTATGATGAAAGCGGATGGTTACCTAAATGGGAACTGAATGCAACCGAAACAACCACAATGGTTGGTGATCCTGCAGGAATTATTCTAGCAGATACGTATTTAAGAGGCATACAAGATTTTGATATTGAAAAAGCGTATGAAGCCATGCGAAAAAGCGCTACACAACTAGAAAACAACTCGTTAAGACCAGGAATTAAAGATTATATAAAGAACGGATATTTATCAACAAAAACAACCAATAGCGGTTCTGTTTCAACAACACAAGAATATAACATCAGTGATTTTGCAATCGCACAATTGGCAAATAAATTAGGGAAGAAAAAAGATTATAAATTATTTTCTAATCGTGCTGTTTCCTATAGAAGTTTCTTTGACAAGGAATTTAATTTATTGCGTCCAAAAAATGATGATGGTTCATGGCATTCGCCTTTTAATCCTAATCAAGGTGCTAATTTCGAAAAAAATGTCGGATTTATAGAAGGGAATTCATGGCAATATACTTTTATGGTTGCACATGATACAAAAGCCCTAATGAAGTTAATGGGAGGTAAAAAAGAATACGTTGCTAAATTAGATGAAGTTTTTGAGAAAAAACAATTTGATATGGCGAATGAACCAGATATTGCTTACCCCTATTTATACAACTATGCAAAAGGATATGAATGGAAAACACAACAACGTGTTACCAATTTAATTCATACATATTTTACAAATAAACCGGCAGGTTTGCCTGGAAACGATGATACTGGAACCATGTCTGCTTGGTTAATTTATAGCATGATGGGAATATATCCAGTTTCTCCTGCAGATCCTATGTACACAATTACAGCACCGACATTTGATAAAATTACCATTCATTTAGACACAAGATATTATAAGAACAAAAAAATTATAATTGAAAGAGTTGGTAATAAAGAAGCTGTTATAAAAGGAATAGAACTTAACGGAAAAAATTATAAGAGTTATTTTATTTCAAATGATGAATTTGTTAATGGTCAAAATTTAAAAATTATTCAAAAATAA